A section of the Archocentrus centrarchus isolate MPI-CPG fArcCen1 chromosome 20, fArcCen1, whole genome shotgun sequence genome encodes:
- the LOC115799130 gene encoding serine/threonine-protein kinase pim-2-like produces the protein MFNKTINVLHPAASERNSESCGTTAQLTESLGQNCSGSAKKRKADTTSESPRKRQRRASGAAQLAFEAVPAKGVKRRASTEREPLGKKQKCGPSCTNCDEAIGGANMKEQDNAEKLVASQAPERARDPSPGPSISTQKRASASLQFAHNRACFEKKYVERGLLGRGGFGSVYAGRRKMDRLPVAIKHIRKEAVKRQEVDFNGRTCIIPLEAFLMLKLGAGAASVGTCAAVSILDWYELEREVLLVIERPVPCVDLLKYVAYNGGYLKEDVAKNIMKQLVDAALMMHTKGVFHRDIKADNLLLETGSKNPRVRIIDFGCGCLVQEEPYSSFSGTRVDSPPETFKCRSFEAVSTTVWQLGMLLYEMLHDVECFTVSDLLRGKLPVNMSQDCWNFVRLCVTPDPQERATLEQLQQHPWLQNQAAVTPETPGDMPGL, from the exons ATGTTTAATAAGACGATAAACGTCCTTCATCCTGCGGCCTCTGAGCGAAACTCAG AGAGCTGTGGCACCACCGCCCAACTCACCGAGAGCCTGGGACAAAATTGCAGCGGATCTGCAAAGAAGAGGAAGGCCGACACAACATCCGAGTCTCCCAGAAAAAGGCAGAGGCGTGCCAGTGGAGCCGCTCAGTTGGCATTCGAGGCTGTTCCAGCAAAGGGCGTCAAAAGGAGGGCCAGCACCGAGCGAGAGCCGCTTGGAAAAAAGCAGAAGTGTGGACCCAGCTGCACAAACTGCGATGAAGCCATCGGGGGGGCTAACATGAAGGAGCAGGACAATGCCGAGAAGCTGGTGGCATCACAGGCTCCCGAGCGCGCCCGTGACCCCTCCCCAGGTCCATCAATCTCCACTCAAAAAAGAGCGAGTGCATCCCTCCAATTCGCACACAACAGAG ccTGCTTTGAGAAGAAGTACGTGGAGCGCGGCCTGCTTGGTCGAGGAGGTTTCGGTTCAGTGTATGCTGGGAGGAGAAAGATGGATAGATTACCA GTGGCGATCAAACACATCCGCAAGGAAGCTGTGAAACGTCAAGAAGTG GACTTCAATGGCAGGACATGCATCATCCCGCTGGAAGCTTTCCTCATGCTGAAACTGGGAGCTGGAGCAGCATCAGTAGGCACTTGTGCAGCTGTCTCTATACTAGACTGGTATGAGCTAGAGCGGGAGGTTCTTCTGGTCATAGAAAGACCAGTCCCATGTGTGGACCTGCTGAAGTATGTGGCGTACAATGGTGGATACCTGAAGGAGGATGTTGCTAAG aacATCATGAAGCAGCTGGTGGATGCAGCTTTAATGATGCACACCAAAGGCGTCTTCCACCGCGACATCAAGGCCGACAACCTGCTCCTCGAGACCGGCTCCAAAAACCCTCGAGTGCGCATCATAGACTTTGGATGTGGCTGCCTGGTACAGGAAGAACCATACAGCAGCTTCAGTG GGACCAGAGTGGATTCCCCTCCAGAGACTTTCAAATGCAGGAGCTTTGAGGCTGTCTCCACCACAGTCTGGCAGCTGGGCATGCTGCTTTATGAAATGCTGCATGATGTGGAATGTTTCACCGTCTCAGACTTGCTCCGTGGGAAACTTCCTGTAAACATGTCCCAAG ACTGCTGGAATTTTGTGAGGCTCTGCGTAACTCCAGACCCACAAGAGCGGGCCACCTTagagcagcttcagcagcacCCCTGGCTGCAGAATCAAGCTGCAGTCACACCTGAAACACCTGGTGATATGCCTGGCCTgtaa
- the LOC115799875 gene encoding E3 ubiquitin/ISG15 ligase TRIM25-like — protein sequence MAERGLQLDQEKFCCSICLDLLNEPVTTSCGHSFCKGCIKKHWDAEDHRRAHSCPHCRQTFIQRPVLGKNTMLAELVEELNNSGLQAAPHPQHYAGPGDVACDVCTERKLKASKTCLQCVASYCELHLQPHYESLTFQKHRLVEASAKLQENICSHHNRVKEVFCRSDQQCVCYLCAMEEHKDHDTVSAAAERSERQRELGPRRKKLQQRIQDRENDMKLLQQQVEALSDSADRAVRDSQTMFSQLVRLIEKRSSDVKQHIRSQQKAEVSRAKEVQKKLQQEITELRRKDAELEQLSRTEDHGQFLLTYPSLSGLSESTRSAGINIQPQSYFEEVTAAVSELTKSLQSILSQDPSETSLTEGEALHGAEQHMTLMKQSFQPPEESKAFVKHQPHLVLPPPSLMQQQLCLVPPPPPPSFQPPAESKTLLKQLPCLVPSPPPSLQSSGEPTTRAEFLQYWKRITMDPNTVHRDLLLSKGNRKVTFGSTVTPNLAHPHRFTECHQVLSREALTGCCYWEVKWKRLVSVAVTYRCINRTGSDSEFGYNDKSWSLECDCNSYKFRHNSALTFLSVPQSSTVGVYLDHRAGVLSFYSVSETMTLIHRVRTTFTQPLHAGLWLDISGCAELVELQ from the coding sequence ATGGCTGAGCGAGGACTTCAGCTTGACCAGGAGAAGTTTTGCTGCTCCATCTGTCTGGATCTGCTGAATGAACCAGTGACGACCTCCTGTGGGCACAGCTTCTGTAAGGGCTGTATTAAAAAGCATTGGGATGCAGAGGATCATCGGAGAGCCCACAGCTGTCCTCACTGCAGACAGACCTTCATACAGAGGCCGGTGTTGGGGAAAAACACCATGTTAGCAGAGTTGGTGGAGGAGCTGAACAATAGtggactccaagctgctcctcatcctcagcACTATGCTGGACCTGGAGATGTGGCCTGTGACGTGTGCACTGAGAGGAAGCTGAAAGCCTCTAAGACCTGTCTGCAGTGTGTGGCCTCCTACTGTGAGCTCCACCTCCAGCCTCACTACGAATCCTTGACGTTTCAGAAACACAGGCTGGTCGAAGCCTCGGCAaagctccaggagaacatctgctctcaTCACAACAGAGTGAAGGAGGTCTTCTGTCGCAGCGATCAGCAGTGTGTCTGTTACCTCTGTGCTATGGAGGAACATAAAGACCACGACACAgtgtcagctgcagcagagaggtctgagaggcagagagagctcGGGCCGAGGAGGAAAAAActccagcagagaatccaggacAGAGAAAACgacatgaagctgcttcagcagcaggtggaggcCCTCAGTGACTCTGCTGATAGAGCAGTAAGGGACAGCCAGACCATGTTCAGCCAGCTGGTGCGACTCATAGAGAAACgaagctctgatgtgaagcagcatATCAGATCCCAGCAGAAAGCTGAAGTGAGTCGTGCTAAAGAGGTTcagaagaagctgcagcaggagaTCACTGAGCTGAGGAGGAAAGACGctgagctggagcagctctcacgcACAGAGGACCACGGCCAGTTTCTCCTCACCTACCCCTCACTGTCAGGGCTCAGTGAATCCACACGATCGGCTGGCATCAACATCCAACCTCAGAGCTACTTTgaagaggtgacggcagctgtgTCAGAGCTCACAAAGAGCCTACAGAGCATCCTGAGTCAGGACCCATCTGAGACCTCACTGACTGAAGGGGAGGCTTTACATGGAGCAGAACAGCACATGACTTTAATGAAGCAATCTTTCCAGCCACCAGAAGAGTCCAAGGCTTTTGTCAAACACCAACCACATTTGGtgctaccaccaccatctttaatgCAGCAACAACTGTGCTTGgtgccacctccacctccaccatctTTCCAGCCACCAGCAGAGTCCAAAACTTTACTGAAACAGCTACCATGTTTGGTGCCATCACCACCTCCATCTCTCCAGTCATCAGGAGAGCCCACCACCAGAGCTGAGTTCCTCCAGTACTGGAAGAGAATCACTATGGATCCAAACACCGTTCATAGAGATCTGCTGTTATCTAAGGGGAACAGGAAAGTAACCTTTGGGAGTACTGTCACGCCAAACTTGGCTCATCCACACAGATTCACTGAGTGCCATCAGGTTCTGAGCAGAgaggctctgactggttgttgttactgggaggtgaAGTGGAAGAGGTTGGTTTCAGTAGCAGTCACATACCGGTGCATCAacagaacaggaagtgacagtGAATTTGGATACAATGACAAATCCTGGTCATTAGAGTGTGACTGTAACAGCTATAAATTCCGGCATAACAGTGCCCTTACTTTCCTCTCAGTTCCTCAGTCTTCCACAGTGGGGGTGTACCTGGATCACCGTGCAGGTGTCCTGTCCTTCTACAGCGTCTCTGAGACCATGACCCTCATTCACAGAGTCCggaccacattcactcagcccTTACACGCTGGACTTTGGCTCGATATTTCTGGATGTGCTGAGCTTGTTGAGCTGCAGTAG